The following are encoded in a window of Haloarcula laminariae genomic DNA:
- a CDS encoding non-histone chromosomal MC1 family protein, giving the protein MARDSDKRNFALREDGDESSVFSGGTPRQAALKAARRLDPADSEDAADPEEIRLREKGTHKVHIYEAWAWVETAPDDKPDWMPGDITKGNVSKEGVEHLDDI; this is encoded by the coding sequence ATGGCACGCGACAGCGACAAGCGCAACTTTGCGCTCCGTGAGGATGGTGACGAATCGAGCGTCTTCTCAGGCGGGACACCCCGGCAGGCTGCGTTGAAGGCCGCCCGGCGTCTCGACCCGGCCGACAGCGAGGACGCAGCCGACCCGGAGGAGATTCGGCTCCGGGAGAAAGGCACCCACAAGGTCCACATCTACGAGGCGTGGGCCTGGGTAGAAACAGCGCCCGACGACAAACCGGACTGGATGCCGGGCGACATCACGAAAGGGAACGTCTCGAAAGAGGGCGTCGAGCACCTCGACGACATCTAG
- a CDS encoding quinone-dependent dihydroorotate dehydrogenase, whose protein sequence is MRLYDIAKPVLFSLPAETAHGAVHSLLKTAQGTPIATAMARRYTVGDDRLAVSAFGREFDNPVGVAAGFDKNATIPNALASMGFGFAEVGGVTAEPQAGNARPRMFRLREDGGLINRMGLNNEGAATVGERLAATDAPFPLGVNIAKSEHVGTDAAPADYRETYERVAEGGDFFVVNVSCPNSQGFEELQNRAAMTAIFEELQDAGASPLLVKLSPDLPDPAVEDTLELVTELDLDGVVATNTTTERPEGLRSPNASETGGLSGAPIEDRATRMVRFVAERVDVPVVGVGGVASAEGAYRKIRAGASLVQLYTGLVYEGPSLARDINEGLVDLLDRDGFDSVEDAVGADL, encoded by the coding sequence ATGAGACTCTACGACATCGCCAAACCGGTTCTGTTCTCGCTCCCGGCCGAAACGGCACACGGTGCCGTTCACAGCCTATTGAAGACAGCACAGGGCACCCCGATAGCGACTGCGATGGCCCGGCGCTACACCGTCGGCGACGACCGGCTCGCCGTCTCCGCGTTCGGCCGGGAGTTCGACAATCCCGTCGGCGTCGCCGCGGGCTTCGACAAGAACGCGACGATACCGAACGCCCTGGCGTCGATGGGCTTTGGCTTCGCCGAGGTCGGCGGCGTCACGGCCGAGCCACAGGCCGGCAACGCCCGCCCGCGGATGTTCCGTCTGCGAGAGGACGGCGGCCTCATCAACCGCATGGGGCTGAACAACGAGGGCGCGGCGACCGTCGGTGAACGGCTGGCGGCGACCGATGCCCCGTTCCCGCTGGGGGTCAACATCGCCAAGAGCGAACACGTCGGTACCGACGCGGCGCCGGCGGACTACCGGGAGACGTACGAACGGGTCGCCGAGGGCGGCGACTTCTTCGTCGTCAACGTCTCCTGTCCCAACTCACAGGGGTTCGAGGAGCTCCAGAACCGGGCGGCGATGACGGCCATCTTCGAGGAGCTTCAGGACGCGGGCGCCAGCCCCCTCCTCGTGAAGCTCTCGCCGGACCTCCCCGACCCCGCGGTCGAGGACACGCTGGAGCTGGTGACCGAACTCGACCTCGACGGCGTCGTCGCCACAAACACGACGACCGAACGCCCCGAAGGGCTGCGCTCGCCCAACGCGAGCGAGACGGGCGGGCTCTCGGGCGCGCCGATCGAAGACAGAGCGACGCGAATGGTCCGCTTCGTCGCCGAGCGCGTCGACGTGCCCGTCGTCGGCGTCGGCGGGGTCGCCTCGGCCGAGGGCGCCTACCGGAAAATCCGCGCTGGCGCGTCGCTCGTCCAGCTCTACACCGGGCTGGTCTACGAGGGGCCGTCGCTGGCCCGCGATATCAACGAGGGGCTGGTGGACTTGCTGGACCGGGACGGCTTCGACAGCGTCGAAGACGCCGTCGGTGCGGACCTCTAG
- the pheT gene encoding phenylalanine--tRNA ligase subunit beta, producing MPVVDVDPDELRYLTGHDEKDDDELKSDLFDLGLEFEGWTEDDEFQLEFAPDRLDRLSVEGVARSLRYHYGDDRGVYVPNTNSAEWTIEVEDQPPERPYVTGAVVRGLDLSDGALESLIQLQEKLHATMGRKRAKGAIGVHDLTMLKGTDLRPSDGESSSLDLTGGQDPTEASEEPQDEMVGDAAVEPVGGNAITYTSADPDEATFVPLDSDAEMTPAEVIEGHDTGQTYGDLVADFDRVPAIYDAIGLFSFPPVINGRRTEVSEDSRDLLIEMTGTDQWTIDHMCNIVCYALEARGGTVERVNVEYADDAPGEYAGRTLSRPDFGTRTKTVTQDRIESLLGVDLEPERIIDYTERAGLDATRVVTDDGVAFEVEIPPYRVDIIHPLDIVDDIGRALGFNSLEPTYPDVSTVGGRHDRSVLEDAARDTLVGLGFEDLLNFHMTNEAENYGRMNLPDPGTADADDSLVGLADPVTIQEPYSEDYTILRTWALPSLMMVLENNTHRRYPQDIAEIGLAAGLDDSHNTGVAEHRTVAGALARTDASYEDAKARLQAIAEAFDKDLETPATEHPTFIGGRAADVVLDGETVGVIGEVHPKVLVEHDLELPVAAFEFRLDALE from the coding sequence ATGCCAGTCGTCGACGTCGACCCCGACGAGCTTCGCTATCTGACCGGCCACGACGAGAAGGACGACGACGAACTCAAATCGGACCTGTTCGACCTCGGCCTGGAGTTCGAGGGCTGGACCGAGGACGACGAGTTCCAGCTGGAGTTCGCCCCCGACAGATTGGACCGCCTCTCCGTCGAGGGCGTCGCCCGCTCGCTGCGATACCACTACGGCGACGACCGCGGCGTCTACGTCCCGAACACGAACAGCGCCGAGTGGACCATCGAGGTCGAGGACCAGCCGCCGGAACGACCCTACGTCACCGGCGCCGTCGTCCGCGGGCTGGACCTCTCCGACGGCGCTCTGGAGTCCCTGATTCAACTGCAGGAGAAGCTCCACGCGACGATGGGCCGCAAGCGCGCGAAAGGCGCCATCGGGGTCCACGACCTCACGATGCTGAAGGGGACCGACCTCCGGCCGTCCGACGGGGAATCGAGCAGCCTGGACCTGACCGGCGGGCAGGACCCGACCGAAGCCAGCGAGGAGCCCCAGGACGAGATGGTCGGCGACGCCGCCGTCGAACCGGTCGGGGGCAACGCGATTACCTACACCAGCGCCGACCCCGACGAGGCCACTTTCGTCCCGCTCGACAGCGACGCCGAGATGACGCCGGCCGAGGTCATCGAGGGCCACGACACCGGCCAGACCTACGGCGACCTCGTCGCCGACTTCGACCGCGTCCCAGCCATCTACGACGCTATCGGGCTGTTCTCGTTCCCGCCGGTCATCAACGGCCGCCGGACCGAGGTCAGCGAGGACTCCCGCGACCTCCTCATCGAGATGACCGGGACCGACCAGTGGACCATCGACCACATGTGCAACATCGTCTGTTACGCGCTGGAGGCCCGCGGCGGGACCGTCGAGCGCGTCAACGTCGAGTACGCCGACGACGCGCCCGGCGAGTACGCCGGCCGGACGCTGTCGCGCCCGGACTTCGGGACCCGGACGAAGACGGTCACGCAGGACCGCATCGAGTCGCTGCTCGGCGTCGACCTGGAGCCGGAGCGGATAATCGACTACACGGAACGCGCCGGACTGGACGCCACGCGGGTCGTGACCGACGACGGCGTCGCCTTCGAGGTCGAGATTCCGCCCTACCGGGTCGACATCATCCACCCCCTCGACATCGTCGACGACATCGGGCGCGCGCTCGGGTTCAACAGCCTCGAACCGACCTATCCGGACGTCTCGACCGTCGGCGGCCGCCACGACCGCTCCGTCCTGGAGGACGCCGCCCGCGATACCCTCGTGGGACTCGGCTTCGAGGACCTGCTGAACTTCCACATGACCAACGAGGCGGAGAACTACGGTCGGATGAACCTCCCCGACCCCGGAACGGCGGACGCCGACGACTCGCTCGTCGGCCTCGCGGACCCGGTCACCATCCAAGAGCCCTACAGCGAGGACTACACCATCCTCCGCACGTGGGCACTCCCGTCGCTCATGATGGTCCTGGAGAACAACACCCACCGGCGCTACCCCCAGGACATCGCGGAAATCGGGCTCGCCGCCGGGCTGGACGACAGCCACAACACCGGCGTGGCCGAGCACCGGACCGTCGCCGGCGCCCTCGCCCGCACTGACGCCTCCTACGAGGACGCCAAGGCCCGCCTGCAGGCCATCGCCGAGGCCTTCGACAAGGACCTCGAAACGCCCGCGACGGAGCATCCGACGTTCATCGGCGGTCGGGCCGCCGACGTCGTCCTGGACGGCGAGACGGTCGGCGTCATCGGCGAGGTGCATCCGAAGGTGCTCGTCGAGCACGACCTGGAGCTACCGGTAGCTGCCTTCGAGTTCCGACTCGACGCGCTAGAGTGA
- a CDS encoding phenylalanine--tRNA ligase subunit alpha yields MKRPQAQVGVLHAADADTPSRIDEVAEAADLKPETATRAAFELEDDGLVSVTEETLEHYTLTDEGTQYVFESLPEQDLYEAAIDAGADEGPVAMGQVIGASGLEGGAVDVALANYARKGYGEIDSGEITADPDADTGSDAEMYALEAVADDRLDEADADALDQLERRGLLSVREETVRSVQLTDDGVTALMGGVEAAETVDQLTAELLTSGEWEDVEFTEYNVEADAEDVSHGKEHILRQTANRVKDTLVGMGFQEMDGPHVDAQFWINDCLFMPQDHPARTHWDQFALEQPDEIRDLPDDLVDRVRSAHREGVGPDGEGYHSPWEEEVARGLDLRGHTTSLSMRYLSGEEIGELEPPQRFFSVEKVYRNDTLDPTHLLEFFQIEGWVMAEDLSVRDLMGTFTEFYEQFGITDLEFKPHYNPYTEPSFELFGTHPETGEVVEVGNSGIFREEVLSPLGVDCDVMAWGLSLERLLMLMYGFEDIRDVHGTLCDLELLRTTEVLH; encoded by the coding sequence ATGAAACGACCACAGGCACAGGTCGGCGTGTTACACGCCGCCGACGCTGACACACCCAGTCGCATCGACGAGGTGGCCGAGGCGGCCGACCTCAAACCGGAGACGGCCACGCGGGCCGCGTTCGAACTCGAAGACGACGGCCTGGTGTCCGTCACCGAGGAGACCCTCGAACACTACACGCTGACCGACGAAGGCACCCAGTACGTCTTCGAGAGCCTCCCCGAACAGGACCTCTACGAGGCCGCAATCGACGCGGGCGCCGACGAGGGCCCGGTCGCCATGGGGCAGGTTATCGGCGCCTCGGGACTCGAGGGCGGGGCCGTCGACGTGGCACTGGCGAACTACGCCCGCAAGGGGTACGGCGAGATAGACAGCGGCGAGATAACCGCGGACCCCGACGCCGACACCGGGTCCGACGCCGAGATGTACGCGCTCGAAGCCGTCGCCGACGACCGCCTCGACGAGGCCGACGCCGACGCGCTCGACCAGCTCGAACGGCGCGGCCTGCTCTCGGTCCGCGAGGAGACCGTCCGCTCGGTCCAGCTCACCGACGACGGCGTCACCGCGCTGATGGGCGGCGTCGAGGCCGCCGAGACCGTCGACCAGCTCACCGCCGAACTGCTCACCAGCGGCGAGTGGGAGGACGTGGAGTTCACCGAGTACAACGTCGAGGCGGACGCCGAGGACGTGAGCCACGGCAAGGAACACATCCTGCGCCAGACCGCCAACCGCGTCAAGGACACCCTCGTGGGCATGGGCTTCCAGGAGATGGACGGCCCCCACGTCGACGCCCAGTTCTGGATCAACGACTGCCTGTTCATGCCCCAGGACCACCCCGCGCGAACCCACTGGGACCAGTTCGCCCTCGAACAGCCCGACGAGATACGGGACCTGCCCGACGACCTCGTCGACCGTGTTCGCTCGGCCCACAGAGAGGGCGTCGGGCCCGACGGCGAGGGGTACCACTCGCCGTGGGAGGAAGAGGTGGCTCGCGGGCTGGACCTGCGGGGCCACACCACGTCGCTGTCGATGCGGTACCTCTCGGGCGAGGAGATAGGGGAACTCGAACCGCCCCAGCGCTTTTTCAGCGTCGAGAAGGTCTACCGCAACGACACGCTCGACCCGACGCACCTGCTCGAGTTCTTCCAGATAGAGGGGTGGGTGATGGCCGAGGACCTCTCCGTGCGTGACCTGATGGGCACCTTCACCGAGTTCTACGAGCAGTTCGGCATCACCGACCTGGAGTTCAAGCCCCACTACAACCCCTACACGGAGCCGAGCTTCGAACTGTTCGGTACCCACCCCGAGACCGGCGAGGTCGTCGAGGTCGGCAACTCGGGCATCTTCCGCGAGGAGGTGCTCTCGCCGCTGGGCGTCGACTGTGACGTGATGGCGTGGGGCCTCTCGCTGGAGCGCCTGCTCATGCTGATGTACGGCTTCGAGGACATCCGGGACGTCCACGGGACGCTGTGTGACCTTGAACTGCTGCGGACCACGGAGGTGCTTCACTGA
- a CDS encoding PQQ-binding-like beta-propeller repeat protein, whose translation MQKYSRRGLLSTAAAGTAALSGCSSMFDRSGTSAERGTDTPQPELNTEATVQATAVAREGDNRGRVTVNVLVENPNDSRVEFSPNIRIGDTDVTGLRPVSAGDGTDDMRVAPDQQRRFQATETVSADDHAVTLDGEEVTTVALHPDDTTYMEGNPGRTGPTLPNNGIGVEPELVTQFSLQSPAGIDQSGSGTAQLQAVSENRLYVRVRWDTPNGERSSIAALDRWTGAEQWQQVLSKPSEVAVIGDTEYVFDGGTLRAQRADGTVRWENDVAPFEYESQIDETATYMVPTDGALFVGTEEGVKEVDPDSGDVQRTLPGSFAAVGEDGLFTYGGQVPLAKFPLEGGTEPEWVARPSTGTGTGDTGAVANGTVFVSSPAGYENADDARIELFAYDAATGEEQWSVVASRTRQVGGFSALPGLSDLRVADGAVFFRSNRGLSFVDVASGELTEAGIPETLGAGEVVASRRLTYGFANQGSLDIASPAGTLLTPASADEPRPYRSVPVPEQSDLDIRGGSALYGHGVLYLVSNGYVYGYSGTEQPRMQ comes from the coding sequence ATGCAGAAGTACAGCCGCCGAGGCCTGCTTTCGACGGCGGCCGCCGGCACGGCAGCGCTGTCGGGGTGTAGCTCCATGTTCGACCGCAGCGGGACGAGCGCCGAGCGCGGAACCGATACTCCACAACCGGAGTTGAACACCGAAGCGACCGTCCAAGCGACAGCCGTCGCGAGGGAGGGGGACAACCGCGGCCGAGTGACGGTCAACGTCCTCGTCGAGAACCCGAACGACAGTCGCGTCGAGTTCAGCCCGAACATCCGTATCGGCGACACCGACGTGACGGGACTGCGGCCGGTGTCGGCCGGCGACGGGACTGACGATATGCGAGTGGCCCCGGACCAGCAGCGTCGGTTCCAAGCGACGGAGACGGTGTCGGCCGACGACCACGCGGTCACACTCGACGGCGAAGAAGTGACCACGGTCGCGCTGCACCCCGACGACACGACGTACATGGAAGGGAACCCCGGACGGACGGGTCCGACGCTCCCGAACAACGGTATCGGCGTCGAACCGGAGCTTGTGACACAGTTCTCACTGCAGAGCCCGGCCGGTATTGACCAGTCCGGAAGCGGAACGGCGCAGCTCCAGGCGGTGAGCGAGAACCGGCTCTACGTCCGAGTCCGGTGGGACACGCCGAACGGCGAGCGAAGCTCCATCGCCGCGCTGGACCGGTGGACCGGGGCCGAGCAGTGGCAGCAAGTGCTCTCGAAACCCAGCGAGGTCGCCGTCATCGGCGACACCGAGTACGTTTTCGACGGCGGGACGCTGCGGGCGCAGAGGGCCGACGGGACGGTGCGCTGGGAGAACGATGTCGCACCGTTCGAGTACGAGAGCCAGATTGACGAGACGGCAACGTACATGGTGCCGACCGACGGGGCGTTGTTTGTCGGGACCGAGGAGGGCGTCAAGGAGGTGGACCCGGACTCCGGAGACGTACAGCGTACGCTGCCCGGATCGTTCGCGGCGGTCGGCGAGGACGGCCTGTTCACCTACGGCGGACAGGTCCCACTGGCGAAATTCCCCCTCGAAGGCGGGACCGAACCGGAGTGGGTCGCCCGGCCATCGACGGGGACCGGAACGGGCGATACTGGAGCCGTCGCGAACGGTACCGTGTTCGTGAGCTCACCAGCCGGCTACGAAAACGCAGACGACGCGCGCATCGAGCTGTTCGCCTACGACGCGGCGACCGGCGAGGAGCAGTGGTCCGTCGTCGCGAGCCGCACGAGACAGGTAGGCGGCTTCTCCGCACTGCCCGGCCTCAGCGACCTCCGAGTCGCCGATGGCGCGGTGTTTTTCCGGTCGAACCGGGGGCTCAGCTTCGTCGACGTTGCCTCGGGAGAGCTAACCGAAGCCGGAATCCCTGAGACGCTCGGGGCCGGAGAGGTCGTGGCCAGTCGGAGACTGACCTACGGGTTCGCGAACCAGGGAAGCCTCGACATCGCCTCGCCGGCCGGGACACTGCTGACGCCGGCCTCCGCCGACGAGCCCAGGCCGTACCGCTCGGTCCCGGTCCCGGAGCAATCGGACCTCGACATCCGCGGCGGGTCGGCGCTGTACGGGCACGGCGTGCTGTATCTCGTCTCGAACGGCTACGTCTACGGGTACAGCGGGACGGAACAGCCCCGGATGCAATAG